In Vitis vinifera cultivar Pinot Noir 40024 chromosome 17, ASM3070453v1, one genomic interval encodes:
- the LOC100243357 gene encoding protein DETOXIFICATION 16, which produces MDEGYLKSFLESPLIPKDEKGLEFGGESPKRWIETSEVIGELKKQMKLAGPLVVVNFLQYSLQMISIMFVGHLGELSLSSASMATSFAGVTGFSIMLGMGSALDTFCGQAYGAEQYHMLGVHMQRALLVLMPTCIPIAFVWAYTGKIFTIIGQDPEISMQAGIYAHWLIPSIFPYGILQCQIRFLQTQNNVWPSTISTGFTSLVHILMFWTLVFKFSFGIKGAALSIAISYWTNVLIMAIYIKFSPACQKTWTGFSKEGMKNLLSFTSLAIPSCLMVCLEFWSYEFLALMSGFLPNPKLEASMMSISLDTSAVVYRIPYGFGSAVSTRVSNELGAGRPHAARLAVQVVLFLAITEGLSVSLLAVAVRGVWGYMYTNEEELIRYLAAIMPVLAVSNFIDGIQGALSGTARGCGWQKICAYVSLGAYYLVGLPAAIILTFVLQFGGKGLWMGILCGSTLQTFLLLAITMSTNWEQEARKAKGRLCASSIQTDMAS; this is translated from the exons ATGGATGAAGGGTACTTGAAATCTTTTCTTGAATCTCCTCTGATTCCAAAGGATGAGAAGGGTCTTGAATTTGGTGGAGAATCACCCAAGAGATGGATTGAAACATCTGAGGTTATAGGAGAGCTGAAGAAGCAAATGAAGCTAGCAGGACCTCTGGTTGTGGTCAATTTCTTACAGTACAGTTTACAGATGATATCTATCATGTTTGTTGGCCACCTTGGAGAGCTTTCTCTATCAAGTGCTTCCATGGCCACTTCATTTGCAGGAGTTACTGGTTTCAGCATCATG CTGGGAATGGGAAGTGCACTGGATACATTCTGTGGACAAGCCTATGGAGCAGAGCAGTACCATATGCTTGGTGTACATATGCAGAGAGCTCTGCTTGTTCTTATGCCAACCTGCATTCCAATTGCATTCGTATGGGCCTACACAGGGAAAATCTTCACAATAATTGGACAAGACCCTGAAATTTCAATGCAGGCTGGAATATATGCTCATTGGCTGATCCCTAGTATTTTCCCTTATGGCATCCTTCAATGCCAAATCAGATTTCTACAGACTCAAAATAATGTGTGGCCATCAACAATCAGTACTGGATTTACAAGTTTAGTTCATATCCTCATGTTTTGGACATTGGTTTTCAAGTTTAGCTTTGGTATCAAAGGTGCTGCCCTGTCCATTGCCATCTCTTATTGGACCAACGTGCTGATTATGGCAATTTATATCAAGTTCTCGCCTGCATGTCAAAAAACTTGGACAGGATTCTCTAAGGAGGGCATGAAAAATCTTCTTAGCTTTACTAGTTTAGCTATTCCTTCATGCCTTATGGTCTG CTTGGAGTTCTGGTCATACGAGTTTTTGGCTCTCATGTCTGGATTTCTTCCCAATCCTAAGCTAGAAGCATCAATGATGTCAATCAG CCTAGACACAAGTGCAGTGGTATACAGAATTCCCTATGGTTTTGGTAGTGCAGTAAG CACAAGAGTTTCGAATGAATTAGGTGCAGGGAGACCACATGCTGCTCGACTTGCTGTACAGGTTGTGCTATTCCTGGCCATCACAGAAGGCCTATCAGTAAGCTTACTTGCAGTTGCAGTGAGAGGGGTATGGGGTTACATGTACACCAATGAGGAGGAACTCATTAGATATTTGGCAGCCATAATGCCAGTGCTTGCTGTATCCAACTTCATTGATGGAATCCAGGGTGCACTCTCAG GTACTGCTAGAGGATGTGGTTGGCAGAAGATTTGTGCTTATGTGAGTCTAGGAGCTTACTACCTTGTGGGCCTTCCTGCTGCAATCATCCTCACTTTTGTCTTGCAGTTTGGAGGAAAG GGGCTTTGGATGGGAATCCTTTGTGGGAGTACTCTGCAAACATTTTTGCTTTTAGCCATTACCATGAGCACCAATTGGGAGCAAGAA GCAAGGAAGGCCAAGGGCAGATTGTGTGCTTCCAGCATCCAAACAGATATGGCATCATGA
- the LOC100253588 gene encoding protein JOKA2 isoform X2 yields the protein MESTKVIKVKYGNTLRRFNACLDENGELDLDINGLRAKVITLFNLVPDADLTLTYIDEDGDVVTLVDDEDLHDVMRQRLKFLRITVLLNIEKDGRSHTRSSGSSTPMRSPFNLRPFQDGNAGVAPMRSPFDLRPFQDGNAGVAPMRPPFDLRPFQDGNAGVAEFIKSVPEPLLEAFSKLSTDFTSKAASSAPVLSEVLTCLSKMGESYLNSVSPSEVGADSSTHNRSSDNSVDPLVTENTKAPQADSKQELLPTAELKDSNSKLNEVGTTGPVSRAGIASNVPATDNKEANVESNVAPVASNDPSVDKRKETKKESKYAPIACSDCANDPSVDKRKETKKESKYPPVACSDCASDGRKGTKKGSVDHYGEKLADCVASTWNAGYPRPYNPDPSHITCLDSGISKKISSDGRNYAAPNFGNPFSDCPFTGMPPVNNSLLSTGARPRPPLFKRSYKDAMGGTFHKGIQCDGCGVHPITGPRFKSKVKEDYDLCSICFSDMGNEADYIRIDWPARQHPWSFKMSHDPMQQPEVHSPAQPYPSIGCGIRVRQPHLDSRFILDVNVIDGTVMAPSIPFTKTWRMRNTGNAVWARGTRLVWIGGDRFSEKDSVEICRDCVPIGEELEISVDFTAPEFPGRYISYWRMAAPSGQTFGQRVWVLIQVDSSLKDLLGDSMPVINLNFPPSSGGSKSPQIIDVNVEPVVDGGLVEVNEPVKPIVKEHANKNQELNFPIDDNLLATNVVPGPVSPENNSSVSYPIIDFSDAAPISGVDKAALDQAALEEVMGKNDGVEQSLLKALDEMGFKCDAFNKEILRMHEYDLEETVNHLCGVGEWDPILEELKEMGFNDTELNKKLLRKNNGSLKRVVMDLIAVEKY from the exons ATGGAGTCTACAAAAGTCATCAAG GTTAAATATGGGAACACACTAAGGCGTTTTAATGCATGCCTTGACGAAAATGGAGAACTGGATCTTGATATCAATGGATTAAGAGCAAAAGTCATCACTCTCTTTAATCTTGTGCCTGATGCTGATCTTACACTGACGTATATTGATGAAGATGGTGACGTGGTAACACTTGTTGATGATGAAGATCTGCATGATGTGATGAGACAGCGCTTGAAGTTCTTGAGGATTACCGTGCTGCTAAATATTGAAAAGGATGGTAGGTCTCACACTCGGTCAAGTGGAAGTTCTACTCCCATGAGATCACCTTTTAACCTGCGCCCATTTCAAGATGGCAATGCTGGTGTTGCTCCCATGAGATCACCTTTTGACCTGCGCCCATTTCAAGATGGCAATGCTGGTGTTGCTCCCATGAGACCACCTTTTGACCTGCGCCCATTTCAAGATGGCAATGCTGGTGTTGCTGAATTTATTAAATCAGTACCAGAGCCACTACTTGAAGCATTTTCGAAACTATCAACAGATTTTACTTCTAAAGCTGCATCCTCTGCTCCAGTGCTTTCTGAGGTTCTTACCTGCCTCTCAAAGATGGGAGAATCCTACCTCAATTCTGTTTCTCCATCTGAGGTTGGTGCAGATTCAAGCACACATAATAGGTCATCTGACAACTCCGTCGATCCTTTAGTGACTGAAAATACAAAAGCTCCGCAAGCTGACAGCAAACAAGAACTGCTGCCAACTGCTGAACTCAAAGATTCAAATTCTAAACTTAATGAAGTGGGAACAACTGGACCCGTGTCTAGAG CAGGTATCGCATCAAATGTTCCTGCTACTGACAACAAGGAGGCTAATGTGGAAAGCAATGTTGCACCAGTTGCATCCAATGATCCCTCTGTGGACAAGAGGAAGGAGACTAAAAAGGAAAGCAAGTATGCACCCATTGCATGTTCTGATTGTGCCAATGATCCCTCTGTGGACAAGAGGAAGGAGACTAAGAAGGAAAGCAAGTATCCACCCGTTGCATGTTCTGATTGTGCTTCTGATGGAAGGAAAGGAACTAAGAAGGGAAGCGTTGATCATTATGGTGAGAAGTTGGCTGATTGTGTTGCATCCACGTGGAATGCAGGATATCCCAGACCCTATAATCCAGATCCTTCCCATATCACTTGTTTGGATAGTGGGATAAGCAAGAAAATTTCTAGTGATGGTAGGAACTATGCGGCTCCAAATTTTGGTAACCCTTTTAGTGACTGCCCATTTACTGGAATGCCTCCAGTAAATAACTCACTTTTGTCTACTGGTGCTCGTCCTCGTCCTCCTCTATTCAAGAGGAGCTACAAAGATGCTATGGGTGGTACCTTCCATAAAGGTATTCAATGTGATGGTTGTGGGGTTCATCCAATAACTGGACCTCGGTTCAAGTCGAAAgt AAAAGAAGATTATGACCTTTGCAGCATCTGCTTCTCTGATATGGGTAATGAGGCTGATTACATTAGAATAGACTGGCCTGCTCGTCAGCATCCATGGTCTTTCAAGATGTCACATGATCCT ATGCAACAACCTGAGGTTCATTCCCCAGCACAACCCTATCCCAGTATAGGTTGTGGAATAAGGGTACGTCAGCCGCATCTTGATAGCCGCTTTATTTTGGATGTAAATGTCATAGATGGTACAGTGATGGCCCCATCAATCCCATTCACAAAGACTTGGAGGATGCGCAACACTGGTAATGCTGTGTGGGCTCGAGGAACACGACTTGTATGGATTGGGGGAGATAGATTCAGTGAAAAAGATTCGGTTGAG ATTTGTAGGGATTGTGTGCCAATTGGTGAAGAACTTGAAATTTCAGTTGATTTTACTGCACCTGAATTTCCTGGTCGATACATCTCATACTGGAGGATGGCTGCACCATCTGGCCAAACATTTGGGCAACGAGTTTGGGTTCTCATTCAG GTTGACAGTTCCCTGAAGGACCTGTTAGGTGATAGCATGCCTGTCATAAACCTGAATTTTCCTCCTAGTAGTGGTGGGTCTAAAAGCCCTCAGATTATAGATGTGAATGTTGAGCCCGTGGTGGATGGAGGCCTTGTTGAGGTCAATGAACCAGTGAAGCCGATTGTTAAAGAACATGCTAACAAGAACCAGGAACTGAATTTCCCTATTGATGATAACTTGCTAGCCACCAATGTTGTTCCTGGACCTGTTTCACCGGAGAATAATTCATCTGTATCATATCCTATTATAGATTTTTCTGATGCTGCCCCAATTTCTGGAGTTGATAAGGCCGCCTTGGATCAGGCTGCCTTGGAAGAAGTGATGGGTAAAAACGATGGTGTTGAGCAGTCTCTCCTCAAAGCTCTTGATGAGATGGGTTTCAAGTGTGATGCATTTAACAAGGAAATCTTGAGGATGCATGAATATGATTTGGAGGAGACTGTGAACCATCTTTGTGGTGTTGGGGAATGGGATCCTATCCTAGAGGAGTTGAAGGAGATG GGTTTCAATGACACAGAACTGAACAAGAAGCTGTTGAGGAAGAACAATGGCAGTCTCAAGCGCGTGGTCATGGATCTTATTGCTGTAGAGAAATATTAG
- the LOC100253588 gene encoding protein JOKA2 isoform X1, which yields MESTKVIKVKYGNTLRRFNACLDENGELDLDINGLRAKVITLFNLVPDADLTLTYIDEDGDVVTLVDDEDLHDVMRQRLKFLRITVLLNIEKDGRSHTRSSGSSTPMRSPFNLRPFQDGNAGVAPMRSPFDLRPFQDGNAGVAPMRPPFDLRPFQDGNAGVAEFIKSVPEPLLEAFSKLSTDFTSKAASSAPVLSEVLTCLSKMGESYLNSVSPSEVGADSSTHNRSSDNSVDPLVTENTKAPQADSKQELLPTAELKDSNSKLNEVGTTGPVSRGVGTSITPAATSMDLNFPSFPDISEIPSFFPDISKIPIFPVITESGAVTITAGIASNVPATDNKEANVESNVAPVASNDPSVDKRKETKKESKYAPIACSDCANDPSVDKRKETKKESKYPPVACSDCASDGRKGTKKGSVDHYGEKLADCVASTWNAGYPRPYNPDPSHITCLDSGISKKISSDGRNYAAPNFGNPFSDCPFTGMPPVNNSLLSTGARPRPPLFKRSYKDAMGGTFHKGIQCDGCGVHPITGPRFKSKVKEDYDLCSICFSDMGNEADYIRIDWPARQHPWSFKMSHDPMQQPEVHSPAQPYPSIGCGIRVRQPHLDSRFILDVNVIDGTVMAPSIPFTKTWRMRNTGNAVWARGTRLVWIGGDRFSEKDSVEICRDCVPIGEELEISVDFTAPEFPGRYISYWRMAAPSGQTFGQRVWVLIQVDSSLKDLLGDSMPVINLNFPPSSGGSKSPQIIDVNVEPVVDGGLVEVNEPVKPIVKEHANKNQELNFPIDDNLLATNVVPGPVSPENNSSVSYPIIDFSDAAPISGVDKAALDQAALEEVMGKNDGVEQSLLKALDEMGFKCDAFNKEILRMHEYDLEETVNHLCGVGEWDPILEELKEMGFNDTELNKKLLRKNNGSLKRVVMDLIAVEKY from the exons ATGGAGTCTACAAAAGTCATCAAG GTTAAATATGGGAACACACTAAGGCGTTTTAATGCATGCCTTGACGAAAATGGAGAACTGGATCTTGATATCAATGGATTAAGAGCAAAAGTCATCACTCTCTTTAATCTTGTGCCTGATGCTGATCTTACACTGACGTATATTGATGAAGATGGTGACGTGGTAACACTTGTTGATGATGAAGATCTGCATGATGTGATGAGACAGCGCTTGAAGTTCTTGAGGATTACCGTGCTGCTAAATATTGAAAAGGATGGTAGGTCTCACACTCGGTCAAGTGGAAGTTCTACTCCCATGAGATCACCTTTTAACCTGCGCCCATTTCAAGATGGCAATGCTGGTGTTGCTCCCATGAGATCACCTTTTGACCTGCGCCCATTTCAAGATGGCAATGCTGGTGTTGCTCCCATGAGACCACCTTTTGACCTGCGCCCATTTCAAGATGGCAATGCTGGTGTTGCTGAATTTATTAAATCAGTACCAGAGCCACTACTTGAAGCATTTTCGAAACTATCAACAGATTTTACTTCTAAAGCTGCATCCTCTGCTCCAGTGCTTTCTGAGGTTCTTACCTGCCTCTCAAAGATGGGAGAATCCTACCTCAATTCTGTTTCTCCATCTGAGGTTGGTGCAGATTCAAGCACACATAATAGGTCATCTGACAACTCCGTCGATCCTTTAGTGACTGAAAATACAAAAGCTCCGCAAGCTGACAGCAAACAAGAACTGCTGCCAACTGCTGAACTCAAAGATTCAAATTCTAAACTTAATGAAGTGGGAACAACTGGACCCGTGTCTAGAGGTGTGGGGACCTCAATTACTCCAGCTGCAACATCCATGGATCTTAACTTCCCTAGTTTTCCAGATATATCTGAAATCCCTAGTTTTTTTCCAGATATATCTAAAATCCCCATTTTTCCAGTTATAACTGAATCTGGAGCTGTGACTATTACAGCAGGTATCGCATCAAATGTTCCTGCTACTGACAACAAGGAGGCTAATGTGGAAAGCAATGTTGCACCAGTTGCATCCAATGATCCCTCTGTGGACAAGAGGAAGGAGACTAAAAAGGAAAGCAAGTATGCACCCATTGCATGTTCTGATTGTGCCAATGATCCCTCTGTGGACAAGAGGAAGGAGACTAAGAAGGAAAGCAAGTATCCACCCGTTGCATGTTCTGATTGTGCTTCTGATGGAAGGAAAGGAACTAAGAAGGGAAGCGTTGATCATTATGGTGAGAAGTTGGCTGATTGTGTTGCATCCACGTGGAATGCAGGATATCCCAGACCCTATAATCCAGATCCTTCCCATATCACTTGTTTGGATAGTGGGATAAGCAAGAAAATTTCTAGTGATGGTAGGAACTATGCGGCTCCAAATTTTGGTAACCCTTTTAGTGACTGCCCATTTACTGGAATGCCTCCAGTAAATAACTCACTTTTGTCTACTGGTGCTCGTCCTCGTCCTCCTCTATTCAAGAGGAGCTACAAAGATGCTATGGGTGGTACCTTCCATAAAGGTATTCAATGTGATGGTTGTGGGGTTCATCCAATAACTGGACCTCGGTTCAAGTCGAAAgt AAAAGAAGATTATGACCTTTGCAGCATCTGCTTCTCTGATATGGGTAATGAGGCTGATTACATTAGAATAGACTGGCCTGCTCGTCAGCATCCATGGTCTTTCAAGATGTCACATGATCCT ATGCAACAACCTGAGGTTCATTCCCCAGCACAACCCTATCCCAGTATAGGTTGTGGAATAAGGGTACGTCAGCCGCATCTTGATAGCCGCTTTATTTTGGATGTAAATGTCATAGATGGTACAGTGATGGCCCCATCAATCCCATTCACAAAGACTTGGAGGATGCGCAACACTGGTAATGCTGTGTGGGCTCGAGGAACACGACTTGTATGGATTGGGGGAGATAGATTCAGTGAAAAAGATTCGGTTGAG ATTTGTAGGGATTGTGTGCCAATTGGTGAAGAACTTGAAATTTCAGTTGATTTTACTGCACCTGAATTTCCTGGTCGATACATCTCATACTGGAGGATGGCTGCACCATCTGGCCAAACATTTGGGCAACGAGTTTGGGTTCTCATTCAG GTTGACAGTTCCCTGAAGGACCTGTTAGGTGATAGCATGCCTGTCATAAACCTGAATTTTCCTCCTAGTAGTGGTGGGTCTAAAAGCCCTCAGATTATAGATGTGAATGTTGAGCCCGTGGTGGATGGAGGCCTTGTTGAGGTCAATGAACCAGTGAAGCCGATTGTTAAAGAACATGCTAACAAGAACCAGGAACTGAATTTCCCTATTGATGATAACTTGCTAGCCACCAATGTTGTTCCTGGACCTGTTTCACCGGAGAATAATTCATCTGTATCATATCCTATTATAGATTTTTCTGATGCTGCCCCAATTTCTGGAGTTGATAAGGCCGCCTTGGATCAGGCTGCCTTGGAAGAAGTGATGGGTAAAAACGATGGTGTTGAGCAGTCTCTCCTCAAAGCTCTTGATGAGATGGGTTTCAAGTGTGATGCATTTAACAAGGAAATCTTGAGGATGCATGAATATGATTTGGAGGAGACTGTGAACCATCTTTGTGGTGTTGGGGAATGGGATCCTATCCTAGAGGAGTTGAAGGAGATG GGTTTCAATGACACAGAACTGAACAAGAAGCTGTTGAGGAAGAACAATGGCAGTCTCAAGCGCGTGGTCATGGATCTTATTGCTGTAGAGAAATATTAG
- the LOC100243394 gene encoding serine/threonine-protein kinase STY13, which translates to MESGNRFYSVDEFHLDPKWLIDPKHLFVGPRIGEGAHAKVYEGKYKNQNVAIKIVHRGETPEEITKREARFAREVSMLSRVQHKNLAKFIGVCKEPVMVIVTELLLGGTLRKYLLNMRPRCLDARIAVGFALDIARAMECLHSHGIIHRDLKPENLILTADHKTVKLVDFGLAREESLTEMMTAETGTYRWMAPELYSTVTLRHGEKKHYNNKVDAYSFAIVLWELLHNKLPFEGMSNLQAAYAAAFKNVRPSAENLPEELAIILTSCWKEDPNARPNFSQIVQMLLHYLSTISPPEPAIPSRVFASENTILPPESPGTSSLMAVRDDSGETPKVKMENKPKGFFFCFNQCY; encoded by the exons ATGGAATCTGGAAATAGGTTCTACTCTGTTGATGAGTTTCACTTAGACCCCAAATGGCTGATTGATCCAAAGCATCTTTTTGTTGGGCCAAGAATTGGAGAAGGCGCTCATGCCAAAGTATATGAAGGAAA ATATAAAAATCAGAATGTCGCCATCAAAATTGTTCATAGAGGAGAAACTCCAGAGGAGATCACCAAGAGAGAAGCACGATTCGCAAGAGAGGTCTCAATGCTTTCAAGAGTTCAGCATAAAAACCTGGCAAAG TTTATTGGTGTCTGCAAGGAGCCTGTAATGGTGATAGTCACCGAGCTTTTATTGGGAGGGACGTTGCGTAAATATTTGCTAAACATGCGACCAAGATGCTTGGATGCTCGAATTGCAGTTGGTTTTGCTCTTGATATTGCTCGAGCAATGGAATGCCTGCACTCTCATGGGATCATACATCGTGATCTGAAACCTG AGAACTTAATCTTGACTGCAGACCACAAAACAGTTAAACTGGTGGATTTTGGTTTAGCAAGGGAAGAGTCACTGACAGAGATGATGACTGCTGAAACAGGGACTTACCGTTGGATGGCTCCAGAG TTGTACAGTACTGTGACATTAAGGCATGGAGAGAAGAAGCACTACAACAACAAAGTGGATGCTTATAGCTTTGCCATTGTCTTGTGGGAGCTTTTACATAACAAGTTGCCGTTTGAAGGCATGTCTAATTTACAGGCAGCATATGCAGCTGCTTTTAAG AATGTGAGGCCCAGTGCTGAAAACCTCCCAGAGGAGTTGGCTATAATACTAACTTCATGTTGGAAGGAGGATCCTAACGCCAGACCGAACTTCAGCCAGATAGTCCAGATGCTCCTCCATTATCTTTCTACCATTTCACCTCCAGAACCTGCAATCCCTTCTCGGGTTTTCGCATCAGAAAACACCATCTTGCCACCTGAATCTCCAGGCACAAGCTCTTTGATGGCAGTACGTGATGACTCAGGGGAAACCCCCAAAGTGAAGATGGAGAACAAACCAAAAGGCTTCTTCTTTTGCTTTAACCAGTGCTATTAA